A genomic region of Candidatus Thorarchaeota archaeon contains the following coding sequences:
- a CDS encoding ABC transporter permease produces the protein MSDDTEQRPTQEKESHAEPNMIERIIVKLTTKQFKKDMLSTLISILLALAVAAILMVATGYDPAKAFGALFIGAIMQFDQVLYQATALTLAGLSVALAFKCGLFNIGAEGQIYIGSIVATAVGYIIALPIVVHQLACLLIGVLAGTLYGLLPGILKAYRGAHEVVTTMMLSYVAVLLTQWFVSQGPMHNPGDWRSVSPFILPTAELPKILGSSFLNVGFLLAILAVVGVDFFINRTVMGYEMRAVGQNEEAAKTAGINSKRNMALALAFSGGLAGLAGAEEIMGYYHRFYDGWSAGRGFDGITVAVLGRNNPWGVFASAIFFGLLKAGGGNMQTFAGVPSEMVNVIQGLVVLFVAAPKLVDWLAEHGSRNAIRLKESPREGIPAIAGIGYGVMTVIVAVAFVGSTGTNSLTLLILIVTMLAGLFTTVYLYKGDEFGIWSLIITSIVWLAVAVSYLGAFQGALGTTTALIGGVGVLLFIWLLKLTERELNTGVEEE, from the coding sequence ATGAGCGACGATACCGAACAGAGACCCACTCAGGAAAAAGAGAGTCATGCCGAACCAAACATGATAGAACGGATAATAGTCAAGCTCACAACTAAACAGTTCAAAAAGGACATGCTATCGACGCTCATATCTATACTCTTGGCACTTGCTGTTGCGGCGATCTTGATGGTAGCTACTGGCTATGACCCGGCCAAGGCATTTGGCGCACTCTTCATCGGTGCGATCATGCAATTCGACCAAGTCCTCTATCAAGCAACCGCTCTCACTCTCGCCGGACTCTCTGTCGCTCTTGCGTTCAAGTGTGGTCTGTTCAACATCGGTGCCGAGGGCCAGATCTACATTGGGTCAATTGTTGCAACTGCTGTAGGGTACATAATCGCACTGCCAATTGTCGTTCATCAACTGGCGTGCTTGCTCATCGGCGTGCTGGCTGGGACTCTATACGGGCTGTTGCCGGGGATCTTGAAGGCATATCGTGGAGCGCATGAGGTAGTCACAACCATGATGCTCAGCTATGTGGCAGTCCTGCTCACACAATGGTTCGTGTCACAAGGACCTATGCATAATCCCGGTGACTGGCGCAGCGTGTCGCCATTCATTCTACCAACAGCAGAGCTCCCGAAGATCTTAGGTTCTTCCTTTCTTAACGTGGGATTCCTTCTCGCAATATTGGCAGTGGTCGGCGTTGATTTCTTCATCAATAGAACTGTCATGGGTTATGAGATGAGAGCGGTTGGACAAAATGAGGAGGCTGCTAAGACCGCAGGAATCAACTCTAAACGAAACATGGCCCTTGCCCTCGCATTCAGCGGCGGTCTCGCAGGCCTAGCCGGGGCTGAAGAGATCATGGGTTACTACCATCGGTTCTATGATGGATGGTCGGCGGGTCGTGGCTTTGATGGCATCACAGTTGCAGTCCTCGGAAGAAACAATCCGTGGGGCGTCTTTGCGAGCGCCATATTCTTTGGACTCCTAAAGGCAGGGGGCGGAAATATGCAGACCTTCGCAGGAGTGCCAAGTGAGATGGTGAATGTGATCCAAGGCCTCGTAGTACTCTTTGTCGCAGCCCCAAAACTTGTTGACTGGCTCGCCGAACATGGATCAAGAAATGCAATCCGACTCAAAGAGTCCCCACGTGAGGGCATCCCGGCTATTGCGGGAATCGGGTATGGCGTTATGACAGTCATAGTCGCTGTGGCCTTTGTTGGGTCCACAGGTACAAACAGCCTGACACTGCTGATTCTAATAGTGACGATGTTAGCGGGATTATTTACAACTGTATATCTCTACAAAGGCGATGAGTTCGGAATATGGTCACTGATCATCACTTCCATTGTCTGGTTGGCGGTTGCCGTCTCATATCTTGGTGCATTCCAGGGAGCGTTGGGCACAACAACTGCGCTCATAGGCGGCGTGGGAGTACTTCTCTTCATATGGCTGCTCAAACTAACAGAGAGAGAACTGAATACGGGGGTTGAAGAAGAATGA
- a CDS encoding ABC transporter permease: MMQAGDIFTLVMIGWLIKTTLQMATPLVLTALGGMFSERTGVVNIGLEGMMLIGAFSAVAATYFTSDPWIGVLVGVIAGGMLAAIHAIICVKLKGDHIVSGTGVILFAGGFTTLMLDVIWGAKGISDEVSKLPQVVIPGIQDVPLIGTIFGSLSPIVYFMFIATILSWYVLYRTPLGLRIRAAGEDPSTLDAAGVNVEIIRIVGVILSGCLAGLGGAYLSIGFGSRFGKMMTAGRGFIALAALIFGNWSPKGSFLAGTFFGFLEGLQMYIALSFPDLLPFSNFVRMIPYILVVIALAGIRRSVPPKGIAIPYEKERQG; this comes from the coding sequence ATGATGCAGGCAGGAGATATCTTCACACTTGTAATGATCGGTTGGCTGATCAAGACGACACTCCAGATGGCGACACCACTCGTATTGACTGCGCTGGGCGGTATGTTCAGTGAGAGAACGGGAGTTGTCAATATCGGCTTGGAAGGTATGATGCTCATAGGGGCATTCTCAGCAGTCGCAGCGACGTACTTCACATCGGACCCATGGATTGGAGTTCTTGTCGGAGTGATTGCAGGCGGTATGCTCGCCGCAATTCATGCAATAATCTGTGTGAAATTAAAAGGCGATCACATTGTAAGTGGGACCGGAGTCATTCTCTTTGCTGGAGGGTTTACCACACTCATGCTTGATGTGATCTGGGGGGCGAAAGGGATCTCTGATGAGGTCTCCAAACTCCCGCAGGTGGTCATCCCCGGAATCCAAGATGTACCACTCATTGGAACCATCTTCGGTTCTCTGTCACCGATCGTATACTTCATGTTCATTGCAACGATCCTATCATGGTACGTCTTGTATCGAACACCACTTGGTCTTAGAATCAGGGCGGCCGGAGAAGACCCGAGTACTCTTGATGCCGCAGGAGTCAATGTCGAGATCATCAGAATTGTGGGCGTGATACTCAGCGGTTGTCTAGCCGGGCTCGGTGGGGCCTACCTTTCAATCGGCTTTGGCTCAAGGTTTGGAAAGATGATGACTGCTGGAAGAGGCTTCATCGCTCTTGCCGCGTTGATCTTCGGAAATTGGTCTCCAAAGGGCAGCTTCCTTGCCGGCACATTCTTCGGATTCCTCGAAGGGCTCCAGATGTACATCGCTCTCAGTTTTCCTGATCTCCTACCATTCAGCAACTTCGTGCGGATGATCCCTTACATTCTGGTCGTGATAGCACTGGCTGGAATCAGGCGTTCAGTCCCACCAAAGGGTATTGCAATACCGTACGAGAAAGAAAGACAAGGATGA